Proteins from one Tautonia marina genomic window:
- a CDS encoding helix-turn-helix transcriptional regulator: MSVAEAAEALGITRQWLHKLVKAGKAPAHIQVAGRTIFDRADVERHAKK; this comes from the coding sequence ATGTCCGTAGCCGAGGCCGCTGAGGCGCTTGGCATAACCCGCCAGTGGCTTCACAAGCTGGTCAAGGCCGGGAAGGCCCCGGCACATATCCAGGTTGCCGGGCGGACCATCTTCGACCGAGCGGACGTCGAACGGCACGCCAAGAAGTAA
- a CDS encoding DUF1508 domain-containing protein, producing MKFQITPTKKGHTIELLDGNGKPIMSGTRRYARARDAERAVERIQERAMFAPVEVA from the coding sequence ATGAAATTCCAGATCACCCCCACGAAGAAGGGCCACACTATCGAACTGCTGGACGGGAACGGCAAGCCGATCATGAGCGGCACGCGCCGCTATGCCCGCGCCCGCGATGCCGAGCGGGCCGTCGAGCGCATCCAGGAGCGGGCGATGTTCGCCCCCGTGGAGGTCGCGTGA
- a CDS encoding VRR-NUC domain-containing protein: protein MSSESVIVAQCLEWLALHRVFAWCNNTGAGRIDGRWIRYGHPGSGDILGILPSGLFLSVECKTPTGRQAKQQKLFQKMIERNCGVYILARNAADLERHLIEHPRFATFGLNLGGRNGLGK, encoded by the coding sequence GTGAGTAGCGAGTCGGTAATCGTCGCCCAATGCCTCGAATGGCTCGCGCTCCATCGCGTGTTCGCATGGTGCAACAACACCGGAGCTGGCAGAATCGATGGCCGCTGGATCAGATACGGTCATCCGGGAAGCGGCGACATCCTCGGAATCCTGCCCAGTGGCTTGTTCCTCTCCGTCGAGTGCAAGACCCCCACTGGCAGACAGGCCAAGCAGCAGAAACTGTTCCAGAAGATGATCGAGCGGAACTGCGGCGTGTATATCCTTGCACGCAACGCCGCCGACCTAGAACGGCACCTCATCGAACACCCACGATTCGCAACCTTCGGCCTGAACCTCGGCGGGCGGAATGGCCTCGGCAAGTGA
- a CDS encoding DEAD/DEAH box helicase has protein sequence MQLRDYQQRVIDGLFEYFEHNTGNPLLVLPTGAGKSVIIGALCKVILQAWPDQRLMILSHVKELLAQNFGKITAFWPQAPAGLYSAGLRQKRSRDPITVAGIQSVYRKSHLFGWRDLVLIDECHLLSPDSDSMYRTFLEGLKQTNPRLKVVGLTATAYRLKTGMLHEGKDRLFTDIAAEVSLTELLDAGHISPLKSRPSLIQADLTGVAIEGGELNNRQQEAAVDKEELTQAALDEVFSLASDRKSWLVFVAGRTHGEHVEAALLARGITARFVHGDTPDDERDAAHADFKAGKLRALVSLGVHTTGFDAPNIDLLVLLRKTLSPGLYYQILGRGMRLHPGKLNCLVLDYAGNIDYHGPITQLKPPRAAGSRGPRESHERTCLVCPDCRMASPLGTLECADCGRPFTRPERVSHGTEASTAEVMVLEPPPPPDLGEWVRVESVSYHKHAKEGKIPSLRVEYRCGLQTYREWICLQHPPGFARAKAIGWWKRRSGIEPPDHIETALYYADVLRKPFGIRVKQQDKYWEITGYDLTGFTVNGPEAEAGDAAGVEDFIDFSRTY, from the coding sequence ATGCAGCTCCGAGATTACCAGCAGCGTGTGATAGACGGGCTGTTCGAGTATTTCGAGCACAACACAGGCAATCCGCTCCTCGTCCTACCGACCGGGGCAGGGAAGTCCGTGATCATCGGTGCTCTATGTAAGGTGATCCTCCAGGCCTGGCCGGACCAGCGGCTGATGATCCTGTCGCATGTTAAGGAGCTGCTCGCACAGAACTTCGGCAAGATCACGGCCTTCTGGCCGCAGGCTCCGGCCGGGCTATACAGCGCCGGGCTCCGTCAGAAACGCAGCCGAGATCCCATCACGGTGGCCGGCATCCAGTCCGTCTACCGCAAGTCCCACCTCTTCGGCTGGCGGGACCTGGTGCTGATCGACGAGTGCCATCTGCTTTCGCCCGACTCGGATTCCATGTACCGCACGTTCCTCGAAGGGCTGAAGCAGACCAACCCGCGGCTCAAGGTCGTGGGCCTCACGGCAACGGCATACCGCCTAAAGACCGGGATGCTGCACGAGGGGAAAGACCGGTTGTTCACCGACATCGCGGCCGAGGTGAGCCTGACCGAGCTTCTGGACGCCGGGCACATCAGCCCGCTGAAGAGCCGCCCCTCGCTGATCCAGGCCGATCTGACCGGGGTGGCGATCGAAGGTGGCGAACTCAACAACCGCCAGCAGGAAGCCGCGGTGGACAAGGAGGAGCTGACTCAGGCCGCGCTGGACGAGGTGTTCTCGCTGGCCTCGGACCGCAAATCATGGCTCGTGTTCGTTGCGGGCCGAACCCACGGGGAGCACGTCGAGGCTGCTCTCCTCGCTCGTGGCATCACCGCCAGGTTCGTGCACGGCGACACGCCCGACGACGAGCGGGACGCCGCGCACGCCGACTTCAAGGCTGGGAAGTTGCGGGCCCTGGTGTCGCTCGGGGTGCACACGACCGGCTTCGACGCCCCGAACATCGACCTGCTCGTTCTGCTGAGGAAAACCCTGTCGCCCGGTCTCTACTACCAGATCCTCGGCCGGGGGATGCGGCTGCACCCCGGTAAACTGAACTGCCTCGTCCTTGATTACGCCGGGAACATCGACTACCACGGGCCAATCACCCAGCTCAAGCCGCCGCGCGCGGCAGGCAGTAGAGGGCCTCGTGAGTCCCACGAGAGAACCTGCCTGGTTTGCCCAGACTGCCGGATGGCATCCCCCCTAGGCACGTTGGAGTGCGCCGACTGCGGCCGCCCGTTCACCCGGCCAGAGCGGGTTAGTCACGGGACCGAGGCGAGCACGGCCGAGGTTATGGTTCTTGAGCCACCGCCTCCGCCCGACCTTGGCGAGTGGGTCAGGGTCGAGTCGGTCAGCTATCACAAGCATGCAAAGGAAGGGAAGATTCCGAGCCTTAGGGTCGAGTACCGATGCGGCCTTCAGACCTATCGCGAGTGGATCTGCCTCCAGCACCCGCCGGGCTTCGCGAGGGCGAAGGCGATCGGTTGGTGGAAGCGGCGGTCCGGCATCGAGCCACCCGACCATATTGAGACGGCCCTATATTATGCCGACGTGCTGCGAAAGCCGTTCGGCATTCGTGTGAAGCAGCAAGATAAGTACTGGGAGATTACTGGCTATGACCTTACAGGATTCACGGTTAATGGACCCGAAGCTGAGGCAGGAGATGCTGCAGGCGTTGAGGACTTTATTGACTTTTCTCGAACGTATTGA
- a CDS encoding outer membrane lipoprotein, translating into MNRMIAMCLALTLLTACQHPGQNRYGYPDVGKATRVMFGTVVSYRLVQVQGRNTGTGALAGAAGGALGGSYIGNGGGSLGGMIAGALVAGIAGHMVEQAIQDYDGVEFTVALENGEILTIVQTFEKEIEGIKEGDRVMVQQSGEYQRVLPAKHLPEKVKKAKRIKVED; encoded by the coding sequence ATGAACAGAATGATTGCAATGTGTTTAGCGTTAACTCTATTGACCGCTTGCCAGCACCCCGGCCAGAACCGCTACGGATACCCGGACGTCGGCAAGGCGACCCGCGTCATGTTCGGCACCGTCGTCTCCTATCGCCTCGTGCAGGTCCAGGGCAGGAACACCGGGACCGGCGCGTTGGCCGGGGCCGCAGGTGGCGCCCTCGGCGGCTCGTACATCGGCAACGGCGGAGGCTCCCTCGGCGGCATGATCGCCGGCGCACTGGTGGCCGGCATCGCCGGGCACATGGTCGAGCAGGCCATCCAGGACTACGACGGGGTCGAGTTCACCGTCGCCCTGGAGAACGGCGAGATCCTGACCATCGTCCAGACCTTCGAGAAGGAGATCGAGGGCATCAAGGAGGGCGACCGCGTCATGGTCCAGCAGTCGGGCGAGTACCAGCGGGTGCTGCCCGCCAAGCACCTGCCGGAGAAGGTCAAGAAGGCCAAGCGCATCAAGGTCGAGGACTGA
- a CDS encoding DUF669 domain-containing protein, whose product MAYLGAEFDASQVEPSKPREVVPPGWYKAIIEASDVKPTKKAQEATQYGGPEANDRLLTLSFRVIEGDHKDALIFSNLNIVNTNPQAQEIGQRELSAVCHAVGKLKVKDSSELHNKPLMIKVDVERKEGYNPRNVIKGFEAVGSEGVSSAVGAPTGSASAGAKAAPAWARK is encoded by the coding sequence ATGGCTTACTTAGGTGCTGAATTCGACGCTTCCCAGGTAGAACCCTCCAAGCCACGCGAAGTGGTGCCCCCCGGCTGGTACAAGGCGATCATCGAGGCCAGCGACGTGAAACCCACCAAGAAGGCGCAGGAGGCCACGCAGTACGGTGGGCCGGAGGCGAATGACCGCCTCCTGACCCTGAGCTTCCGCGTCATCGAGGGCGATCACAAAGATGCCCTGATCTTCTCGAACCTCAACATTGTCAACACGAACCCGCAGGCCCAGGAAATCGGCCAGCGTGAGCTATCTGCGGTCTGCCATGCGGTCGGCAAGCTGAAAGTCAAGGACTCCAGCGAGCTGCATAACAAGCCGCTGATGATCAAGGTCGATGTCGAGCGGAAGGAAGGCTACAACCCCCGAAATGTCATCAAGGGCTTCGAGGCTGTTGGCAGCGAAGGGGTTTCCAGCGCTGTCGGTGCACCTACCGGGTCGGCCTCCGCAGGAGCGAAGGCGGCCCCCGCCTGGGCCCGTAAGTAG
- a CDS encoding ATP-binding protein produces the protein MLNLSEIKPSRVILPPRLVLYGPPKIGKTTFAADIEGAIVLDIEGGSGALNVARVTKDKLTSYSDVIGAVEALYTQEHPFSTVVIDSADWLEALIFQQVAAEAGKKSIEDIGYGAGYVAAVNLWKQLFDGLTALRNDKGMAVLLIAHDQVKRYDNPLTDSYDRHMLKLHAKSAAILTEWSDCLLFANQDVYIDAKDVGFKKKVTKGRAGDRVLHTVESPAFMAGNRYGLPPELPFSWAAFNDAMTNAISEPSAEAA, from the coding sequence ATGCTAAACCTCTCCGAGATCAAACCCTCCCGCGTCATTCTCCCCCCCCGCCTCGTCCTCTACGGGCCCCCGAAGATCGGCAAGACGACCTTCGCCGCCGACATCGAGGGCGCCATCGTGCTCGACATCGAAGGCGGCTCTGGGGCGCTCAATGTCGCCCGCGTCACGAAAGACAAACTCACCTCCTACAGCGACGTGATCGGTGCGGTCGAGGCACTCTACACTCAGGAGCACCCGTTCTCCACGGTTGTTATCGACTCCGCCGACTGGCTTGAGGCGCTGATCTTCCAGCAGGTCGCCGCCGAGGCCGGGAAGAAGTCCATCGAGGACATCGGCTACGGGGCCGGCTATGTGGCTGCCGTCAACCTGTGGAAGCAACTCTTCGATGGCTTGACCGCCCTGCGCAACGACAAGGGGATGGCCGTGCTTCTGATCGCCCACGACCAGGTGAAACGCTACGATAACCCGCTCACCGACTCCTACGACCGACACATGCTTAAGCTTCATGCAAAGTCGGCCGCGATCCTCACCGAGTGGTCGGACTGCCTTCTGTTCGCCAACCAGGACGTATACATAGACGCAAAGGACGTTGGCTTCAAGAAGAAGGTAACGAAGGGCCGCGCGGGCGACCGCGTGCTGCATACCGTCGAGAGCCCCGCCTTCATGGCAGGCAATCGATACGGGTTGCCGCCGGAGCTTCCGTTCTCTTGGGCAGCGTTCAACGACGCAATGACCAACGCCATCTCGGAACCGTCTGCCGAGGCAGCATAA